One Streptomyces coeruleorubidus DNA segment encodes these proteins:
- a CDS encoding amidohydrolase family protein: MTDLLIVGGDVVTMDSARRVLTRATVAVSGNSIAALGTAEDLRARFPGAREIDASGCVVIPGLVDAHQHTTVDPLVRSMIPDHIGSQESIFDWIVPLHAHADGDDDELAATITAVECLSRGITTVLEPGTVAYPERVAAGLGAAGVRARVGGWGWDAKDVPFGAPADEVLARQEDIVRSLPATGPITGWVTLVGHDLASDELFTGAVSLAERLDVQLTWHVSPGPADIEAYALRCGRRPVVHFRELGVLGPRLLLGHAVWLDDAEVDAILETGTAVAACPGAYLRLAQGYTRASRHAELVRRGGRVALGCDAHNAGDAPDVLLAAYLFAGLERDRDLPDPVRAEQAFALATIDGARAIGLGERIGSLEVGKAADIVVLDTRDPAWMPRGDLARQLVWGHVSRTVRDVLVDGRVVVRDRRPTGVDLAALAAAAAERSAALLRRAGITPRSAWPAEPAARQ, translated from the coding sequence ATGACCGACCTTCTGATCGTGGGCGGCGACGTCGTCACGATGGACTCCGCCCGGCGGGTCCTCACCCGGGCGACGGTCGCCGTGTCCGGGAACAGCATCGCCGCGCTCGGCACGGCCGAGGATCTGCGCGCCCGCTTCCCGGGTGCGCGGGAGATCGACGCGTCGGGCTGTGTCGTGATCCCGGGTCTGGTCGACGCCCACCAGCACACGACCGTCGACCCCCTCGTGCGCAGCATGATCCCGGACCACATCGGCTCGCAGGAGTCGATATTCGACTGGATCGTCCCGCTGCACGCCCACGCCGACGGTGACGACGACGAACTGGCCGCGACCATCACCGCCGTGGAGTGCCTGTCCCGGGGCATCACCACGGTGCTGGAGCCGGGCACAGTGGCCTACCCGGAACGAGTGGCGGCGGGACTGGGCGCCGCGGGTGTCCGCGCGCGGGTCGGCGGCTGGGGCTGGGACGCCAAGGACGTGCCGTTCGGCGCGCCCGCCGACGAGGTGCTCGCCCGGCAGGAGGACATCGTCCGGTCCCTGCCGGCCACCGGTCCCATCACCGGGTGGGTGACGCTCGTCGGCCATGACCTCGCGAGCGACGAGCTCTTCACCGGAGCGGTGAGCCTGGCCGAGCGGCTCGATGTCCAACTGACCTGGCACGTCTCGCCGGGACCCGCCGACATCGAGGCGTACGCGCTGCGCTGCGGGCGCCGGCCGGTGGTCCACTTCCGCGAGCTGGGAGTACTCGGACCGCGCCTGCTGCTGGGGCACGCCGTGTGGCTCGACGACGCGGAGGTCGACGCGATCCTCGAGACCGGTACCGCGGTCGCCGCCTGCCCCGGGGCATATCTGCGTCTCGCCCAGGGGTACACACGCGCCTCCCGCCACGCCGAACTGGTGCGGCGGGGCGGCCGGGTCGCACTGGGCTGCGACGCGCACAACGCCGGCGACGCCCCGGACGTCCTCCTGGCGGCCTATCTGTTCGCCGGCCTGGAACGCGACCGCGACCTGCCCGACCCGGTCCGTGCCGAGCAGGCGTTCGCCCTCGCGACGATCGACGGCGCCCGGGCGATCGGTCTCGGCGAACGGATCGGCTCCCTCGAAGTGGGCAAGGCGGCCGACATCGTCGTGCTCGATACCCGCGACCCCGCCTGGATGCCCCGGGGAGACCTCGCCCGCCAGCTCGTGTGGGGCCATGTGTCGCGCACCGTCCGTGACGTGCTGGTCGACGGCCGCGTGGTCGTCCGCGACCGGCGCCCGACCGGCGTCGATCTCGCGGCCCTCGCCGCGGCTGCCGCCGAGCGATCCGCCGCCCTGCTGCGGCGCGCCGGCATCACGCCCCGCTCCGCCTGGCCGGCGGAGCCGGCGGCCCGCCAGTAA
- a CDS encoding ABC transporter permease produces MSVLDSTTTILASGVRLTVPLAFVACGEYLAERAGTMNISVEAMMLGAAFTSVATASATGSATTGLAVGVVTGLVIGFVHGNLSHRAQINTFVIGLVLNALVLGLTSYLITTEQFASHQVGMLSIPLLQDIPLIGKPLFSERWPAFLLILLVPLTWWLVERSRWGLELRAVGENPQAADVTGIKVNLRRRQALLWCGAMAGLGGAYLAVGEVGSFNQNMTAGRGYIVIAAVIFGAWRLGRTMLGCLVFGLSDAMRLALPALGVTLNAQLLVAAPYLLALLAMLLFTTQHREPAALGRPFVRGST; encoded by the coding sequence GTGAGCGTTCTGGACAGCACCACGACCATCCTCGCGAGCGGTGTCCGGCTGACCGTGCCGCTGGCGTTCGTCGCCTGCGGTGAGTACCTGGCCGAGCGCGCCGGCACGATGAACATCTCCGTCGAGGCGATGATGCTCGGCGCCGCGTTCACCTCCGTCGCCACCGCCAGCGCGACCGGCAGCGCCACGACCGGCCTCGCGGTCGGCGTCGTGACCGGACTCGTCATCGGCTTCGTGCACGGCAACCTCTCCCACCGTGCCCAGATCAACACCTTCGTCATCGGCCTGGTGCTGAACGCGCTCGTGCTCGGGCTGACGAGCTACCTGATCACGACGGAGCAGTTCGCCTCGCACCAGGTCGGCATGCTGTCGATCCCGCTGTTGCAGGACATCCCGCTCATCGGCAAGCCGCTGTTCTCCGAACGCTGGCCCGCCTTCCTTCTGATCCTGCTGGTGCCACTCACCTGGTGGTTGGTGGAGCGCAGCCGCTGGGGCCTGGAACTGCGGGCGGTGGGGGAGAACCCGCAGGCCGCAGACGTCACGGGCATCAAGGTGAACCTGCGGCGCCGGCAGGCCCTGCTGTGGTGCGGCGCCATGGCCGGTCTCGGCGGCGCCTACCTCGCGGTCGGCGAGGTCGGATCGTTCAACCAGAACATGACCGCCGGGCGCGGATACATCGTCATCGCCGCGGTGATCTTCGGGGCGTGGCGGCTCGGCCGGACCATGCTCGGCTGCCTGGTCTTCGGCCTCTCCGACGCGATGCGCCTGGCGCTCCCGGCGCTCGGCGTCACCCTCAACGCCCAACTGCTCGTCGCGGCCCCGTACCTGCTCGCACTGCTCGCGATGCTGCTGTTCACCACCCAGCACCGGGAACCCGCCGCACTCGGACGGCCCTTCGTGCGCGGGTCGACCTGA
- a CDS encoding alcohol dehydrogenase catalytic domain-containing protein, which yields MVQTDFGGPEAVFLQDVPEPVCGPRDVVVEIAYCGLNRLDLMQLKGPGLIPGFRLPHVPGMDFAGTVVATGSAVGSVVPGDRVIADPTQGCGSCPRCAVGDRAYCVRPRILGGNAPGALAEYVLASAESVVQVPESLPLAAAVTLPTAFATAWHAVHTVGSLAAGETLVVHAGASAVSLAAIALAKRAGASVVALAGSDAKRAAARAAGADLVLPNQDPDSVKTVSVFTDGAGADLVLDHVGTDTWRTSLDCLGIRGRLLLMGNTSGDQVSFSLQEVFHRGLKLLGTGGYSSADFVAATSACFADGLHLPTAARFPLEDLADAWDVLAARDTIGKVVIEP from the coding sequence ATGGTGCAGACCGATTTCGGCGGTCCCGAGGCCGTGTTCCTGCAGGACGTCCCGGAGCCGGTGTGCGGACCGCGCGACGTCGTCGTAGAGATCGCCTACTGCGGGCTGAACCGCCTGGACCTGATGCAACTCAAAGGTCCTGGCCTGATACCGGGCTTCCGCCTTCCCCACGTGCCGGGCATGGACTTCGCCGGAACGGTGGTGGCGACCGGATCCGCGGTCGGCTCGGTCGTCCCCGGCGACCGGGTCATCGCCGATCCCACCCAGGGCTGCGGCAGCTGCCCGCGCTGCGCGGTGGGCGACCGTGCGTACTGCGTCAGACCGCGCATCCTCGGCGGCAACGCCCCCGGCGCGCTGGCCGAATACGTCCTGGCGTCCGCGGAATCGGTCGTCCAGGTGCCCGAGTCCCTGCCGCTCGCCGCGGCCGTCACCCTGCCCACCGCCTTCGCGACGGCATGGCACGCGGTGCACACCGTCGGGTCACTCGCCGCCGGTGAGACCCTCGTCGTGCACGCGGGCGCCAGCGCCGTCAGCCTGGCGGCCATCGCACTGGCCAAGCGGGCCGGTGCCTCGGTCGTCGCCCTGGCCGGCAGCGACGCGAAGCGGGCCGCGGCCCGCGCGGCAGGCGCGGACCTGGTGCTGCCCAACCAGGACCCGGACTCGGTGAAAACGGTGTCGGTCTTCACCGACGGCGCGGGGGCGGACCTGGTCCTGGACCACGTGGGCACCGACACCTGGCGTACCTCGCTGGACTGCCTCGGCATCCGGGGGCGTCTGCTGCTGATGGGCAACACCAGCGGCGACCAGGTGTCGTTCTCGCTCCAAGAGGTCTTCCACCGCGGACTGAAACTGCTGGGTACCGGCGGCTACAGCTCGGCCGACTTCGTCGCCGCCACGTCGGCCTGCTTCGCCGACGGCCTGCACCTGCCCACCGCCGCCCGGTTCCCGCTGGAGGATCTGGCCGATGCCTGGGACGTGCTCGCCGCCCGCGACACCATCGGCAAGGTCGTGATCGAGCCATGA
- a CDS encoding fumarylacetoacetate hydrolase family protein, translating to MQVVTTQAGLGRIEDGAVALLDTAFPHVGAVLEQEGSLRSLESCAVRRRLSLDEATLIAPLGRPRAVWGVGLNYVSKAARTGRGLPEQPILYLAASSAVPEPGARVVIPQAVTEPDYEGEIAVVVARRLHQASESEVWPAIAGITAANDMTARDVMRATGTPALAKSYPGFTPLGPSLRTPDDLGDRDAIRLRTRVNGELLQDDTSAGMIFPVPDLLSRLSWFTALEPGDVVLTGTPAGTGQDRACFLADGDEIRVEVDGVLPLVTRVARPA from the coding sequence ATGCAAGTAGTGACGACACAGGCCGGTCTGGGCCGGATCGAGGACGGGGCTGTCGCCCTGTTGGACACTGCTTTTCCGCACGTCGGCGCGGTCCTCGAACAGGAGGGCTCGTTGCGGTCCCTGGAGTCCTGCGCGGTGCGCCGACGCCTCTCACTGGACGAGGCCACGCTCATCGCGCCCCTGGGCCGTCCCCGCGCGGTGTGGGGCGTCGGGCTCAACTACGTGTCGAAGGCGGCCCGGACCGGCCGGGGACTGCCCGAACAGCCGATCCTGTACCTGGCCGCGTCGTCCGCCGTGCCGGAACCCGGCGCGCGGGTGGTGATCCCGCAGGCCGTGACCGAACCCGACTACGAGGGGGAGATCGCGGTCGTCGTCGCCCGCCGGCTGCACCAGGCGTCCGAGTCGGAGGTCTGGCCCGCGATCGCCGGCATCACCGCGGCCAACGACATGACGGCGCGTGATGTCATGCGCGCCACGGGCACGCCCGCCCTCGCCAAGAGCTACCCGGGTTTCACGCCGCTCGGCCCTTCGCTCCGCACTCCCGACGACCTCGGCGACCGCGACGCGATCCGCCTACGGACCCGGGTCAACGGTGAACTCCTCCAGGACGACACGAGCGCCGGGATGATCTTCCCGGTCCCCGATCTGCTCAGCAGGCTGTCGTGGTTCACCGCGCTCGAACCCGGCGACGTCGTCCTCACCGGAACCCCGGCCGGCACCGGCCAGGACCGTGCGTGCTTCCTCGCCGACGGCGACGAGATACGCGTCGAGGTGGACGGCGTGCTGCCCCTCGTCACCCGCGTGGCGCGTCCCGCGTGA
- a CDS encoding amidohydrolase family protein, protein MSNSSESSYDLVLAGGTVIDPASGTNARLDVAVTGDRIAAIGEGLAAGAARTIDVTGSTVLPGLVEGHTHIFQYVSAVGAPAEEAHLRRGVVAAADAGTAGASTFAAFRKLVVEANPLRIVNFLNVSVLGLIDFRFGELLNPDTLVPEDALATAEAHPDIVRGFKIRLSEDVVGENWEPLLKKSVALAEQAGLPLMLHIGETAEPLPVVLDYLRPGDIVAHCYTGKPHGILDGDRVQPAVTEARERGVLFDSAHGKSNLSFEVARRAIADGFLPDVLSSDTSARNWRGPVFDLLTSISKLVALGAPLEECIRRATVAPARLLGLDTEGYGRLEAGGRADVTVVDWTDEVTLPDAAGNTIVAPRLEPTVVLHGGTEVDIVPWRGLPSA, encoded by the coding sequence ATGTCCAACTCGTCCGAGTCGTCCTACGACCTCGTCCTGGCCGGCGGTACCGTCATCGACCCGGCGTCGGGCACCAACGCCCGGCTCGACGTGGCGGTCACCGGTGACCGCATCGCCGCGATAGGGGAGGGGCTGGCGGCCGGCGCGGCCCGCACGATCGACGTCACCGGCTCCACCGTGCTGCCGGGCCTCGTCGAGGGCCACACCCACATCTTCCAGTACGTCTCCGCCGTCGGCGCCCCGGCCGAGGAGGCCCACCTGCGCCGCGGCGTCGTCGCGGCGGCCGACGCCGGCACGGCCGGCGCCTCCACCTTCGCGGCCTTCCGCAAGCTGGTGGTCGAGGCGAACCCGCTGCGCATCGTCAACTTCCTCAACGTCTCGGTGCTCGGCCTGATCGACTTCCGGTTCGGCGAGCTGCTGAACCCCGACACCCTGGTCCCCGAGGACGCGCTCGCGACCGCCGAGGCCCACCCCGACATCGTGCGCGGATTCAAGATCCGCCTCTCCGAGGACGTCGTCGGCGAGAACTGGGAGCCGTTGCTGAAGAAGTCCGTGGCGCTGGCCGAACAGGCCGGTCTCCCGCTGATGCTGCACATCGGCGAGACCGCGGAGCCGCTGCCCGTCGTCCTCGACTACCTGCGCCCCGGCGACATCGTGGCGCACTGCTACACCGGCAAGCCGCACGGGATCCTAGACGGCGACCGCGTGCAGCCCGCCGTCACCGAGGCCCGGGAGCGCGGCGTGCTGTTCGACTCCGCCCACGGCAAGAGCAACCTCAGCTTCGAGGTGGCGCGCCGCGCCATCGCCGACGGATTCCTGCCCGACGTCCTCAGCTCCGACACCAGCGCGCGCAACTGGCGCGGCCCGGTGTTCGACCTGCTCACCAGCATCTCCAAGCTGGTCGCGCTCGGCGCGCCGCTCGAGGAGTGCATCAGGCGGGCCACCGTCGCGCCGGCCCGGCTGCTCGGGCTCGACACCGAGGGCTACGGGCGCCTGGAGGCCGGCGGGCGGGCCGACGTCACGGTCGTCGACTGGACCGACGAGGTCACCCTGCCCGACGCCGCGGGCAACACGATCGTCGCGCCGCGCCTGGAACCGACCGTGGTACTGCACGGCGGCACCGAGGTCGACATCGTGCCGTGGCGGGGCCTGCCGTCGGCCTGA
- a CDS encoding ABC transporter permease yields MSAAPLTDPDDLGRRFLARLRPGRRGWLTAGLTLLLVAVAGAASALLLMATGASPSASLDAIWTGSLAGTTGWTTTLLNAAPLLLVALGACICASAGTFNIGQEGQVLIGGLAGAWVGLRLAMPGPMLVVVVLIAAAVGGGAWAALSALMLRFRGVNVPVSTLLMTFLAIQLVTFAVSTPWGLQESVQNSSGIADAQSNPLPANAQLASFGQYPSLQLNTGLFIALVAAVGVALVLSRSRWGFRVRMVGLNPLTARHTGIRVAALGGFTLALSGAFAGLAGGLLLASPIGTNRLQAGLSDNVGWDGLLVALVARNRPLVAIPVSFVFAVLRAGGDFLAATGVPYYLVDIVKALLVLAFVAPPFLVDLFRRRRGAKPSTAPPVSVVPTKVRAAA; encoded by the coding sequence ATGAGTGCCGCCCCCCTGACGGATCCGGACGACCTCGGCCGACGCTTCCTCGCCCGGCTCCGGCCGGGGCGCCGCGGCTGGCTGACAGCGGGCCTCACACTCCTGCTCGTCGCTGTCGCCGGGGCCGCGTCCGCGCTGCTGCTCATGGCGACCGGTGCCTCGCCGAGCGCTTCGCTGGACGCGATATGGACCGGGTCTCTGGCCGGCACCACGGGATGGACGACGACGCTGCTCAACGCGGCGCCGCTGCTGCTGGTCGCGCTCGGTGCGTGCATCTGCGCGTCAGCCGGCACGTTCAACATCGGCCAGGAGGGGCAGGTGCTCATCGGCGGCCTGGCCGGAGCCTGGGTCGGGCTGCGGCTGGCCATGCCGGGCCCGATGCTGGTCGTCGTCGTGCTGATCGCCGCCGCGGTCGGCGGTGGCGCCTGGGCCGCGCTCAGCGCTCTGATGCTTCGCTTCCGCGGCGTCAACGTCCCGGTGAGCACCCTGCTGATGACGTTCCTCGCCATCCAGCTCGTCACGTTCGCGGTCAGCACGCCGTGGGGTCTGCAGGAGAGCGTGCAGAACTCCTCGGGAATCGCCGACGCCCAGTCGAACCCCCTGCCGGCGAACGCCCAGCTCGCGAGCTTCGGGCAGTACCCGTCGCTCCAGCTGAACACCGGCCTGTTCATCGCGCTCGTCGCCGCGGTCGGCGTCGCCCTCGTCCTGAGTCGCAGCCGGTGGGGCTTTCGGGTGCGCATGGTCGGACTGAATCCGCTGACGGCCAGGCACACCGGTATCCGGGTGGCCGCCCTCGGCGGCTTCACCCTGGCGTTGTCAGGCGCTTTCGCAGGGCTGGCGGGAGGACTGCTGCTGGCGAGCCCGATCGGCACCAACCGGCTGCAGGCCGGGCTCTCGGACAACGTCGGCTGGGACGGCCTGCTCGTCGCGCTCGTCGCGCGGAACCGGCCCCTGGTCGCGATCCCGGTGTCGTTCGTGTTCGCCGTGCTGCGTGCGGGCGGAGACTTCCTCGCGGCCACCGGCGTGCCGTACTACCTCGTCGACATCGTCAAGGCGTTGCTGGTCCTCGCGTTCGTCGCGCCGCCCTTCCTCGTCGACCTCTTCCGCAGGCGCCGCGGTGCCAAGCCGTCGACGGCGCCCCCCGTGTCCGTCGTCCCGACCAAGGTGAGGGCAGCCGCGTGA
- a CDS encoding ABC transporter ATP-binding protein, with protein MTSTTSAVPILELRGITKSYGSVTACNGVDLRVDAGEIHGLLGENGAGKSSLMKVLLGLVRRDAGTVLVRGEEVALDSPQEAAELGIGMVHQHFSLINGLTVWENVALGDTGKVNKQAICADIAEVCARYGLPIDPEARVDALSAGERQRVELVKCLRRNPRILVLDEPTSVLTQAESEELFAVLGRVVQEEGRAVILISHKLAEIARATDRVTVLRKGGVVFRVVTAETTPQVLAQQMVGRAVSLGEEGAALGMLPVQKARTGGDGARDQRQPVLRLAGLTVEQGGVRILEDVDLTVGSGEIVALYGVEGSGQAMLGNVLAGLIPPTAGTIEVAGSSVDVTRPGALGKAGLGIVPEDRHQSGVVLDMSVAENLTMKSLDKVGGRFLLRRRAMLAEARRLADEFSIVTPSLDAPVRSLSGGNQQRVVLARELSGDTRVLVAAQPTHGLDVGAIEDMYARLRKAAAEGVGVLLISTELEEVMALATWIAVISSGRITGSLPVSEATSERLGMLVGGEAA; from the coding sequence ATGACATCGACGACCTCAGCGGTTCCGATCCTTGAACTGCGCGGCATCACGAAGTCCTACGGATCAGTCACGGCCTGCAACGGCGTGGACCTCAGGGTCGACGCCGGCGAGATCCACGGACTCCTGGGGGAGAACGGGGCGGGCAAGTCCAGCCTCATGAAGGTCCTGCTGGGGCTGGTCCGGCGCGATGCCGGCACCGTCCTGGTGCGCGGCGAGGAGGTCGCGCTGGACAGCCCGCAGGAAGCGGCCGAGCTGGGCATCGGCATGGTGCACCAGCATTTCAGCCTCATCAACGGGCTGACCGTGTGGGAGAACGTGGCGCTCGGCGACACCGGCAAGGTGAACAAGCAGGCCATCTGTGCCGACATCGCCGAGGTCTGCGCACGATACGGGCTGCCGATCGACCCTGAGGCGCGCGTCGACGCACTCTCGGCGGGTGAGCGGCAGCGCGTCGAGTTGGTCAAGTGCCTGCGGCGCAACCCTCGGATCCTGGTCCTGGACGAGCCCACCTCGGTGCTGACCCAGGCGGAGTCGGAGGAGTTGTTCGCCGTGCTCGGCCGGGTGGTGCAGGAGGAGGGACGCGCTGTCATCCTCATCAGCCACAAGCTCGCCGAGATCGCCCGGGCCACGGACCGGGTGACGGTCCTGCGCAAAGGCGGTGTCGTCTTCCGGGTGGTCACGGCCGAGACCACGCCGCAGGTACTCGCTCAGCAGATGGTGGGCCGTGCCGTGTCGCTGGGTGAGGAGGGGGCAGCCCTCGGCATGCTGCCGGTGCAGAAGGCACGCACCGGCGGGGACGGGGCCCGCGACCAGCGGCAGCCCGTCCTGCGCCTCGCCGGACTCACCGTCGAGCAAGGCGGGGTCAGGATTCTCGAAGACGTCGATCTCACCGTGGGCTCGGGCGAGATCGTCGCCCTCTACGGCGTCGAGGGCAGCGGCCAGGCGATGCTCGGAAACGTCCTCGCCGGGCTGATCCCGCCGACCGCCGGCACCATCGAGGTCGCCGGGAGCAGCGTCGACGTGACCCGCCCCGGCGCGCTCGGGAAGGCCGGTCTCGGCATCGTGCCGGAGGACCGGCACCAAAGCGGCGTCGTCCTCGACATGAGCGTCGCCGAGAACCTGACGATGAAGTCGCTCGACAAGGTCGGCGGCCGGTTCCTGTTGCGGCGGCGGGCGATGCTCGCCGAGGCCCGCCGCCTCGCGGACGAGTTCAGCATCGTCACACCGTCGCTGGACGCGCCCGTGCGCAGCCTGTCCGGCGGCAACCAGCAGCGGGTCGTACTCGCCCGGGAACTGTCCGGTGACACGCGCGTCCTGGTGGCCGCGCAGCCCACCCACGGGCTGGACGTCGGTGCCATCGAGGACATGTATGCCCGACTGCGCAAGGCGGCCGCCGAAGGCGTCGGAGTGCTGCTCATCTCCACCGAACTCGAGGAAGTCATGGCCCTTGCAACCTGGATCGCGGTGATCTCTTCCGGACGGATCACCGGATCACTCCCTGTCTCGGAGGCGACCTCTGAGCGGCTCGGCATGCTGGTCGGCGGTGAGGCCGCATGA
- a CDS encoding BMP family ABC transporter substrate-binding protein, which produces MTAKSTFWRPRAAAGLALAGALALSGCAGNAATAPKATGSASAGNDSSLKEPDVNGDGKVVIGVLSPGDINDHGYYQSFVDSADAFAKEKGWTIVKRGSVPPSDALTAARALCQQHVDMVALAASELKTAVPAAEDPVCGKTAWYMPGQAGSAPIPRVLLSTDDPNQSMFAAGYAAGLKMKAAGYTKAGFITGTKADFSVAAAKAFLAGIREVVPKATLTSTYTGDFNDSAKAKEATQAQISQGAKVIYPYLGGATDAAAQLANAGGALTLTPGTDRCDSAGPKFDISVIFDPGDYFRAALEEFAKDNLKMGTVREWQLGADPYPTVKICKGQGDENQKLAQFMKKIGDKEIDAAAEVKRLG; this is translated from the coding sequence ATGACTGCAAAAAGCACGTTCTGGCGTCCTCGGGCCGCGGCCGGCCTCGCCCTCGCGGGAGCCCTCGCGCTCTCCGGCTGTGCCGGCAACGCGGCGACGGCCCCCAAGGCGACCGGCTCGGCGAGCGCCGGCAACGACTCCAGCCTCAAGGAGCCGGACGTCAACGGCGACGGCAAGGTCGTCATAGGTGTCCTCAGCCCCGGCGACATCAACGACCACGGCTACTACCAGAGCTTCGTCGACTCGGCGGACGCCTTCGCCAAGGAGAAGGGCTGGACGATCGTCAAGCGCGGCAGCGTGCCCCCGAGCGACGCACTCACCGCGGCACGGGCGCTGTGCCAGCAGCACGTCGACATGGTCGCGCTCGCCGCGAGTGAGCTCAAGACCGCCGTCCCCGCCGCCGAGGACCCGGTCTGCGGCAAGACCGCCTGGTACATGCCGGGGCAGGCGGGTTCCGCCCCGATCCCGCGGGTTCTGCTGTCCACCGACGACCCCAATCAAAGTATGTTCGCCGCCGGCTACGCCGCGGGCTTGAAGATGAAGGCAGCCGGCTACACCAAGGCCGGGTTCATCACCGGCACCAAGGCCGACTTCAGTGTCGCCGCCGCCAAGGCCTTCCTGGCCGGGATCCGTGAGGTCGTCCCGAAGGCCACCCTGACGAGCACCTACACCGGCGACTTCAACGACTCGGCGAAGGCCAAGGAAGCCACCCAGGCGCAGATCAGCCAGGGCGCCAAGGTCATCTACCCCTACCTCGGCGGCGCGACCGACGCCGCGGCGCAGTTGGCGAACGCGGGCGGCGCGCTGACCCTCACCCCGGGCACCGACCGGTGCGACTCGGCCGGCCCGAAGTTCGACATCTCCGTGATCTTCGACCCGGGTGACTACTTCCGCGCCGCGCTGGAGGAGTTCGCCAAGGACAACCTGAAGATGGGCACCGTGCGCGAGTGGCAGCTGGGCGCCGATCCCTACCCGACCGTCAAGATCTGCAAGGGCCAGGGCGACGAGAACCAGAAGCTCGCGCAGTTCATGAAGAAGATCGGCGACAAGGAGATCGACGCGGCGGCCGAGGTCAAGCGCCTCGGCTGA
- a CDS encoding nuclear transport factor 2 family protein: protein MGFALKDTRAAVEAYLAALNAHDADAVAACVAEDFVNEHTSSAGISRRGRAEYRAALTGFLEDFGELHYAPERFLVDGESAAVPYVMTFRMRSAGDRPVRVRGVFLFTVAGGLITRRTDYWDSGEVQRQLA from the coding sequence GTGGGGTTCGCACTGAAAGACACCCGCGCCGCGGTCGAGGCGTACCTCGCGGCGCTGAACGCGCACGACGCCGACGCCGTGGCCGCCTGCGTGGCCGAGGACTTCGTCAACGAACACACGTCGTCGGCGGGAATCAGCCGCAGGGGCCGCGCCGAGTACCGCGCGGCGCTGACCGGGTTCCTCGAGGACTTCGGGGAGCTGCACTACGCACCCGAGCGCTTCCTCGTCGACGGCGAGTCGGCCGCGGTGCCGTACGTCATGACGTTCCGGATGCGTTCGGCGGGTGACCGTCCCGTGCGCGTCCGCGGGGTCTTCCTGTTCACCGTCGCCGGTGGTCTCATCACGCGCCGCACGGACTACTGGGACAGCGGCGAGGTGCAGCGGCAGCTCGCCTGA
- a CDS encoding VOC family protein has product MATGLTTARWTHVALPTGDLDKSIAFYTSLTPLVVVERFKDADGESVWLSNDKQVETPFVLVLVSFNKDKGNQQGLLHPFAHLGIEVPAREDVDALADRARELGCLHWEPRQMPDPIGYICALKDPDGNVVEISHDQRVFDTVREKWGSH; this is encoded by the coding sequence GTGGCCACCGGTCTTACCACGGCCCGCTGGACTCATGTCGCGCTGCCCACCGGCGATCTCGACAAGTCGATCGCGTTCTACACCTCGCTGACTCCTCTGGTCGTGGTCGAGCGGTTCAAGGACGCCGACGGCGAGAGCGTCTGGCTCTCCAACGACAAGCAGGTAGAGACGCCGTTCGTGCTCGTCCTGGTGTCGTTCAACAAGGACAAGGGCAACCAGCAGGGTCTGCTGCACCCGTTCGCGCACCTCGGCATCGAGGTGCCGGCACGCGAGGACGTCGACGCGCTCGCGGACCGGGCCCGCGAACTCGGGTGCCTGCACTGGGAGCCCAGGCAGATGCCCGATCCCATCGGCTACATCTGCGCTCTGAAGGATCCCGACGGCAACGTCGTCGAGATCTCCCACGACCAGCGGGTCTTCGACACCGTCCGCGAGAAGTGGGGTTCGCACTGA